DNA from Delphinus delphis chromosome 8, mDelDel1.2, whole genome shotgun sequence:
TGAGGGTCAGCAGATACGGTGCTGCTAAGGCTGTGGGTAGAATCAGTTACAGAGGTTAGTTAGGGTCAGGTTGGAGCCTGCTTTTGCTAGCTGTGTGCGCCTTTGGTTCCATTACTGCTTTGAGCTTCCGTTTCCTTCTCCATGAAGTGGAGATGAAAATAGTTACCGCCTGAAGTTGGAAGCATAATAAGAGCATAAAATAAAAGGGCTTAGCACAGAGCGTGGAAAAAGCAGATGCTCAACGAACAGGAACCATCGCTAGTATTGTCATGAGATTTGAAATCAGAAGACCTGGATCCATCACTTGCAGATCCTGTGACCTAGGATGGGTCGCTTAACCTCCGTGCCTTACTTCCCTCTGCAGAATGTGGAGGATGGGAATTCTCACCCCACAGGGTTGCTGTGACACTTAGTGATGGAGCACGTTTACAAGCACTTGGTTAAAACACAAACCTAAAAGGCTGCGCAAAGAGGGGTTATTTTGCTCTCGGAACCGGCTGGCTCCCTGGGGAACAGGGAGTTCGATATGGGGTGACCCAGATGCTATCGTGAAGGCCTCTTTGGGTCCCATGGTGGCCAGGTCCGGCTCGCCCTGCCCATGCCGCCCCTCCCTCTCGCAGAAGGTGGGATGTGGCTTTCATGCTGTGGTTTCAGTGTCTTTCAGAATAAACACCGAGGACTTCTTGCTGGAAGTGCAGGTGAGGGCCTGGCCAGACTGGCTCCTGGTCTGCCATGAGGGCTGGAGCTCTGCCCTGGGGGTACGGATCTGCCGGAGCCTTGGGCATCTCAGGTAGCTGGGGCCAGaagtggggcctggggagggtggagagctggtgggtgggggaggagcatTGAAGACCTCTATCTGTCTGTCACCATCAAAGTACTCAGGAGGTCATTTTGGTCATCTCCTGGCCTCTGGGCATGATGGTGCCCCGGTCTGTTTCTCTCCTTTGAACATCcttgatttttaacaaatataaatCCCAGAAGAGGTCATTGTCAAAGTCTTGTTCAGTCACTACACTGGTATAGTATCACATTCCGGTTATACTTAACCCCCATCTCTCGTGCTGATCGTCAGTTTAAAGCTGATTTCCTCCCGTTTTATTCCCTTCTCCTGCCAAGACTCACAGACCACAAGGCAGTGAACCTGTCTGACATCAGGCTCAACAGCTCCAGGCAGTTTGCTCAGCTCTCTCCTAGACTGGGAGGCCTCCCGGAGGAGGTGTGGCAGCCCAGGTAGGGCTTCTCAGGGGGCTGAGTGATGCCCCTCGCTTCCTGGTGAACAATGCAGCAAAAATATTCCTATCATGAGAGCCTGGTGGCGAGGACGCTGGAGGTGTAAGACAGGACAACAAAGAGGAATATTTCCCAATTAGAAATTGCTGACTCAGCTCACAGGAGCCCCGCCCACCAAAGTTTCACATACTTCATCTTATTGGCCCCTCATGAGAACGGCAGGATTGGGTGTTATTGTTGGAGGATTTGAAATGGTactcctattcccattttacaggtggggaaactgagactcaatgaAGTAAAGGGCCTTGTGCAAGGTCACAGAACCGATAGCAGCCAAAGCAAGTCTTGAAACGAGGTTCCTGTCTCCAAACTAGTCCCTCTCCCCCCTGCCGCACTTTATGTGGATAATTCTGCTATCTCAGGAGAGAGATGGTTAACTGTCTGGACCCTGGAGACCCTCCAGAGAAGAGAGGGCTCTGGGATGgccccttccccaaatcctgggGGTGGGTGCAAGCTGAGCGGGTTTTCACCCTGCCTGGGTGGCCTCCAGCTTTCCAGCAGCCTCCTCCTGTCCCTGCTCTAAAGCCTTCTCACCCCTTCACCACTGTTCCCGCCTGAATCTCAGAACCCTCCTGTCCAGCTCCTGTCCCCTGTGGGCCGATCAGGGGAACGTGGGGTCCCTGTCTTAGATACCTTGATGGGCAAAGGGAAGTAGGAGTGGGACTGACTCTGCCAGGAGAGCCGGGGGGCCATGGATTTGGGAAACTAGTAGAATCCAGGCATTAGGATGCTGGGGGCAAGAGAGAAGTCAAGAAAGAGGGCTTTGCTCCAAAAGGAGttgatgttttttcctttttaacagtgtgttttaaaattgtatttatttatattaggcCGCActatgtggcttgtgggatcttagctccccagccaggggccgaacctgggccctcagcagtgaaagcgtctagtgctaacccctggaccgccagggaactcccaggagTTGAGGTTTAGCTAAgtaagaggaggggaaagaggagagcAGGCATATGAGTACACAGGGCCGGGCGAAGGGCTTGGGAGAGAGTGGAGTCATCTGAGGCCGCAGCACGGGGCGAAGAACTGAGTCCATTCACTCACTCTCTTACCCACTCATCCGCTGAGTACACATTACTCACGGGCCTTAGTGGGAACAGCCGGATTTTCACATTCACGAACGCCCCATTTGTAACTTTGGGTCCTGCCCAGATCCAACTGGAGGACCACGAAGTCCTGTGTGCCCGGGACGACTGGGCAGAGCACAGCTGCTGTCCCAGAGACCTGCTACAAGCAGGGGCCTGGGGGCTTGGGTGGGGTCAGGAAGCAGGTGGCTGTGGCTACAGAGAGGCCCCCACTGCTTCCCCCAACAAcgaccccctcccccaggccctcggGTGGGTGTGCAGCCTGGGGTGGGCCCCGCCCAGCTTCCTGCTGGCACTGCCTCTGTTTTGCAGGGGCAGCTGTACTTCTGGTCAAATTGTTTCCCTCAGATGCTCTGGTGAGTCCTGTCCTGGGTCCGGGAAGGAGGCGGTGGGAGGAGGGCATCTCCCCCGTGCCCTCAGGGTGGGACATCTCCACTGGGAAGCTCAGCTGGGTCTGGGGTAGGGGTCCTTGCCCACCTGCCTGCAGGGCCCCTTCTTGCAGACAGAGTTCTGCCCAAACAGAGCCCCGTCTACACCTCTGTCCCATTCACCACCAGCCACTGGTTTGGGTGGATGACCTCCTTGCCTCACTCCCTGCCCTGGCCTCCGACGTTCCCTGGCCTCTGGAGAAAGGGGAAACAGCAGCTTCTGGAGACTAAGGATGGTGGGGAAGAGGGGCCAAGTGAGAGACAGTTTGCAGAGTGCCTTTCACCCGCCTTCCCGGTCGTCTAGCCATCTCTTCATCTGTCCTTCCACGCGTCTGTCCACATGCCACCATTTGACCCCTCCTGTGGGACAGGCGTTTTCTTAGATCCTGGGGCTCCATAGATGGTGCAGGCAGCACCCCTGCTCTCAGCGAGCGCACCGTCTGATGGGGCAGGTGGATGTGTAAGCAACACTTCCAGCTTCCCGCCCCATGCTTAGGGCCAGGAATGATAAATGGGAGCCGTCCACGCTGCACCACAGGCCTCGACAGTCAGCACAGTGCTGACACCCACCCCGCGTTCTTTCCATCTCACCCGTGCTTGTCTGTTTGCAGAGTGTGGGACCAGGCCCCTGGTTTCCCAGATAGTGGGCGGGCAGGCGGTGGCTCCCGGGCGCTGGCCCTGGCAGGCCAGCGTGGCCCTGGGTGCCCGGCACACATGCGGGGGCTCCGTGCTGGCCCCGCACTGGGTGGTGACCGCGGCGCACTGTGTGCACAGGCAAGGCTGGGGGCTGCCGGGGGGAGGGTTCCCCCTAGCATTTTCTCTTTGGCCGTTGGTGTGTCCTGTATACAATGTCCAACTGTCCACCTCCCATGTCTGCTGAGAGTGGGTCCGGGCGGTGTTTGTGAAATTCTCCCTGTTCAGTGCCAAGAACAGCTCTGCCTAAATAGCAGTCATACAAATATTGGTTCTTTAGTTTTGTTTGGTCTTCACGTTTTTAAAATGCTTTCGCACTCACAGCCTTCCATGCTTCTTAACGTTTATCACCACTGTAATTAAATCAATTTCcatgtaattatttgtttaatgtctttCTTCCCCTTTACACTGGAAGCTCCATGGGTGCAGGGAAGAGTCTTGTTTACCACTGAATCCCTTTGTTGATTTTTCCCTAGCCTTGTCCCCGTGGCCTGgaatatagtaggtgcttaataaatgctggtTGGAAGGAATGAATGAGCTCTTCGGCCCTCTTCTCTTGATGGCGGGCAAGGCAGGTGATGTAATCCTCATCTTAtagtgaggaaaccgaggctgggAGAGCCGAAGTGCCTCCCCAGCCATCACGCTTAGGAAGTGGGGAGACAGCACTGAGGAAAGCTTTGCTGACTCGCTTAGAGCTATGATAATCACACAAGGCCCTTCCATGTTTGCTGTAAAACTTGAAGGGGGTTATGCCGGAGAGTGCAGGGGTGGTGGCCAATGATCACAGTGTCTCACTTCTCTCTCCATCAGTGCctgagcatttattaagcacctactgcatGCCCAGTGCCTTGCCAGCTTCTGGGGGATTCTAAGAGGCCTGGGTTCTGGGAGCTTGCAGCATGGTGATGGGGCCCCCACTAACAGCCATGCTTGTTGGCTTCCTCCCCCAACCAACTCATTTATGTCAACGTCTCcggccccttcctcccccaggctCAGCTCAGCTCCCTTGTGCAGTTTCAGGCTGTCCCGCCGGTCCAGCTGGCGGGTCCACGCGGGGCTGGTCAGCCACAGCACGGTCAGGCCACACCAGGGGGCTGTGGTGGAGCGGATCATCGCCCACCCTCTGTACAGTGCCCAGAGCCACGACTACGACGTGGCCCTCCTGCAGCTCCGGACCCCGCTCCACTTCTCAGGTGAGGCTGTGGTGAGAGGGGTGGCACAGGGAGTGCAAGAGCCCCGTGGGTTCCTAAGACCCCCTTGTGCTGTGAACCCAACGTTCACTTCATTTGGTGACCGTCGTGGACTCTGGCATCACGTGGACCTGGGGTGGCGCCAACGCTTCTACACACTCTTTTGGGGACAAAGGTTCTGGCCCTTTTCCCATCTGGGCTGCAGGCGGGATTTGCCTCGAGGTCCCAAGAAGAGCTTCTCAGTGGCTCCATCTCCCAACAGGCTGCTGGTGCCAGGTCCCAGCTGGGCTATAGTGAATAATAGTTAACTATGTATTGACAGTTAATAGGATAACAGTTAATAACTAGCACCATGTTACGGTTAATAAGATTTACCTTACCAAATATTCTTTCACCCCATCCTCAGAACAAACCTGACGGGGAGCTGAGGCTGGTGTATGTAGATAAGGATGTTGACCTTTAGAGAGCGAATTGACTCTCTTCAAGTTCACGAGGCAAACAATTCCCGGGGCAGAGCGTCTCCTCCACAGCATCTGCTTGAAGGGCAGCTCTTCCACACGCACGTGCCAAGTGCACTCACCTACAGACACACATGctcgcacatacacacacacacgtgtgcatgccCTCACACGCTCACACACTCATGCAAGGCTCACATAAGTATGCACACCTACTCCTGTGCACACCTactctcacaccacacacacacacacacacacacacacacacacacacacacactcagcacTCCTCCCTCCCATTGCTACCTGGAGCCTTGGGTTTCCCCAGCAACAGTGGTTGCTCTATGCCGTTCACAAATTCTACCGTATATGGGTGCTCTCTGCACCGTTGTTCAACAGTTAATGCTTCTAAATTgacatgaatatatttaaaggGAAATGTTAGGTTACTACCTAATTGGAGAATCCATATGActtatattaaatagataataaccaaaaaaatgcacagagtgaaaacaaaacagtgcTCAGGTCCCAGCTAGGCGCTGTGCTCTGCGGAACTGCCGCGTCAGGCCGCTCTCTCTGTGCTTGGAAGGAGTGGGCAGGCGTGAAGAGAGGCACAGACTAGCACCAGACAGACGCTTTCTCCTTGGCGCAGAAGAGGGGCTGAAAgagaactgaagaggaaataCTTTCTCCCAGCGAAGTGGCGTTTATCTAACGGCAGGTCTATGCATTACGTAAAATCAGGTTCAGGCTCTGCCCACAGGACAGGTCGCACACTTTTGGAAACCATGTCCCAAGAGGGTCCACACACCCTGGGGAAAATCCAAAATGGGTCCTCATTAGGAGAAATTAGGTACAAACACCCAGAAGGAGTTTCCATCCCCCCTCAGCCCTAGGTGGGGATGCACCATGTGTATACCGCCCGGCCTAGGGCACCAGGCACACTGCAGTTTCCACACTGTCCTCTGTGTGAATGGTGGCTCCCAGGGGGGGCAGTACCTGACCCGCACGGCTGTACGGGAGGCCGGAGCCAGGACTGTTTGAGAAGGGGGTGTGGAGGACGCGCCCGCCCTGGTCCTTTTCCCAGGCTCGCGGGCAGGGAGGCCGAGCCGGAGTGGGACCCGGGACCCCTGCCTCTCCACAGACACCGTGGGTGCCGTGTGCCTGCCGGCTGAAGAGCAGGATTTTCCAAGGGGCTCGCAGTGCTGGGTGTCTGGCTGGGGCCACACTGACCCCAGCCACAGTGAGTCAGCTCCCAGGGCCCGGGGTGTACAGGGGTGTGGGTGTTGGGGAGGCATCCTTTCCCAAGGTGAGgcacctcctccttccctggccaCAGGGCAGCAGCAGCCCCCTTCTCCTCTGGCATCACCCTTGGCCAGACCCAGGGGCCCCAGTCTCCCCTGCCTGGGTCTTTCTGGGAGAACAACCTGGTGTTTTCCCCTAAACCcaggccccttcctccccctccccttctcccaggaGGGCCACGGCCTCAGCATCAGGGTGTATGTGTGGGGTCTACTCCTCTTTGCTCCCAGCCCCCAAGTCTGACGGACCCCTGCCTCCTCGCCCAGAGTCCACAGCTCCCATCCTGGGCTCCCCTCTTTGGGCCTCCGCACCTCCGGGGCCTCTAAGGCTCTCTTGCTGCCCTGCTTTCCCGGGCCTTTCTCTGCGCCCCTCCATCTCCGCATCTGCCTCCCGCAGCCCACAGGTCGGACACGCTCCGGGACACAGTGGTGCCCCTGCTCAGCACCCAGCTCTGCAACAGCTCTTGCGTGTACAGCGGGGCCCTCACGCCCCGCATGCTGTGTGCCGGCTACCTGGACCAGAGGGCCGACGCGTGCCAGGTGCGGGCGGGCGGGGGCCCGgtgtggggtgggcggggcctgcGGCCGGGCGCCCAGCTGACACCCTCTCCGCGAGCGGGGCGCCCAGGCAAGTGGGCAGCGCGCTGCGGGTTGAAGGGGGGCGCGAGGCAAGACGGGATCGTCCTGGAAGCAGGACCGCCTGTGTTCCCAGACCCGGGGTCGGCGGTTGGGGAGTGGTCTGCCGCCACTCCGCCAGGAAGGACTAACTGCCTGTTACTCTGTGTCCCGGTGCCTGGATGCCGCAGGGGGACAGCGGGGGTCCCCTGGTGTGCCTGGACAAGGGCACGTGGCGCCTGGTGGGGGTGGTCAGCTGGGGCCGCGGCTGCGCAGAGCCCAACCACCCCGGCGTCTACGCCAAGGTTGCCGAATTCCTGGACTGGATCCAGGACACGGCGCAGGTGAGTcggggggcaggtggggcagaCCTGTTTGTGAAGGACCAGTAACCCTCGGAAACCATGACCCTCATCCCTCGGGCCTGGGCCCTGCTGGGAGCTGGGGAATATTCCCAGACtaggagaaggaagaagtgaTGCTTATAACGTTGAATCCATTCTATCAATTTAAGCATTCACTAAGGAAGAGTTAACCTGAATTTGTAGCCCAGATCTTCCATTTCCTGTGTGGCCTGTGGCAAATTCCTAACTTTGGTAAACCTCAGTGTCCTGGTAGTAACCATCGTGGCTACTGTATATGCCATTATATGTGACGATGACATGAGTTAAGGCCTGCCCAGCGCCAGGCTTAGAGTGAGTGATCCAGGTGTTATTATGTACTTACTTATGACCATTACTCATCCCTGGTCGTGCCTACTCTCCCTGCCCTAGGGAGAGAGCTCAGCATGTAGCAGTTTGAGTTCAGCAACTGATTCATTCTGTGTGATCCTGGGCCGGCCACTCCACTTCATCCGTTCGGGGGAAGAGCCAAGTGAGAGAATGTGTATAAAAGCACGTGATCTGTATAAAGTACTTTACAAATGCAGGGTGTGATCGTGGGAAGCATCCTTCTGCAAGGTTGGGCTCAGGGCAGGTGGTAGATAATAAACTTGAGAGTTTACAGGTGACCTAGGCATCCACCTTCTCATTCAAACCTTACAAAAAACCTAGAGAAGCAGATATTTTAGCCCCATGGGATAGAAGTGGAAATGAAGGTTCTGAGTGGTCAAGTGATTTATTAAAATGCTAGTTACTCGGCTAACCGAGGGTGGAGCCACTCTGTAGATCAGCTCCTTTCTCTTTCAGCCCAGGACTCCCTCCCCTGGTCCTGTTGTTTCCTCAGTCTCATTGCATACCAGCCTCATGTTTCCTGGGGTCTCTGGCAGGTCCACTAGatggaggagaagcagcagcccCGGACGCAGAAGGTGTGGATCTCTTATCACTGCACAAGAGACAGTCACCACCCACCGGCCAGCCTCCAGGCCACAGGGcctctcccctccagccctgaTTTCCAGCCCCTCTATCTCACCAGAGAGCCTCAATGACAGGAGAGAAGCTGGGGTTGTGTTGGGAAGGTCGGGGAgccgggaggtggggagggagcagcTGGAGAGGAAGAGGGTGCTGGCAGCAGTCGGGAGCCTGCCCTTCTGCCCCCCGCCCACACCAGCCCCTGTGCGCATCTTTTGGGAGGATGCTCAGGGATGCCCTGggtctgccttctccctgtgctcTCAGGTGGGGGAAGTGCCTCCCTACAGACCCAGGCTGGGAAGCTCCTGGGCAGATGGGGTCAAGGCTGGACCAGCCCAGGTGAAGCCCATGGAGTCAGGATCCGCCCCACTCTTCTGTCGATCTCACCTACTTCCTGCTCTCACTTGGCTCTGACTGGCCctgctggggcggggggcgggggcactgTAAGAACACTCTGCTTGGTGTTGGAACAGGGTGTAGGTTTTACATGACAGTTCTGTGAACTGGTCCAGGTCTTCTGGTATTAAAGTGAAATGATGTATGGCCTTGGTCccgtcctccccccaccccccttctctctctttctctcacacccacATTAAGGGGTAGTAGAATTACAATTTTCCTCCCATACATGTTTCTTAAAGCTCTGGAACTGACTCCTGCTCATATAATTCTGTACATTTGTTAAATGTACATG
Protein-coding regions in this window:
- the TMPRSS5 gene encoding transmembrane protease serine 5, which gives rise to MRKDGILGSEEGCSGIQWMSSMPPCHHFQGGGEECGRWSWPDLGSGLCSDTYWLCERKSLMLDGQAPMEAQYAEESPGSWIFRAEPGDPLRRPEAQQQPISWAGRWCTGRRGWVAFGALALLAGASIGSWLLALYLWPAAPQPVPGTLQDEDMSLNCSEASDEEALLPSLPRAVSFRINTEDFLLEVQVRAWPDWLLVCHEGWSSALGVRICRSLGHLRLTDHKAVNLSDIRLNSSRQFAQLSPRLGGLPEEVWQPRGSCTSGQIVSLRCSECGTRPLVSQIVGGQAVAPGRWPWQASVALGARHTCGGSVLAPHWVVTAAHCVHSFRLSRRSSWRVHAGLVSHSTVRPHQGAVVERIIAHPLYSAQSHDYDVALLQLRTPLHFSDTVGAVCLPAEEQDFPRGSQCWVSGWGHTDPSHTHRSDTLRDTVVPLLSTQLCNSSCVYSGALTPRMLCAGYLDQRADACQGDSGGPLVCLDKGTWRLVGVVSWGRGCAEPNHPGVYAKVAEFLDWIQDTAQVH